In a single window of the Bradyrhizobium sp. ORS 285 genome:
- a CDS encoding aspartate/glutamate racemase family protein, whose product MSRPRITVINPNSNQVVTDGLAAALKPLMFAEGPEIVCETLKEGPYGVESQKDADSVALPLRRFVEGDNASSAFVIACYSDPGLHVCREATKRPVLGIAECGVLTALTRADTFGVLAIAQRSIRRHIRYLRQMGLMDRLAAERPLDMTVAETASGEGTLAKMITVGRALRDEDGAGAIVMGCAGMARHRKGLEDALGIPVIDPTQAAVTMALGAVAFAG is encoded by the coding sequence ATGTCCCGCCCGCGCATCACCGTGATCAACCCGAACTCCAACCAGGTGGTGACCGACGGCCTCGCGGCGGCGCTCAAGCCGCTGATGTTCGCGGAGGGACCGGAGATCGTCTGCGAGACGTTGAAGGAAGGCCCGTACGGCGTCGAGAGCCAGAAGGATGCCGACAGCGTCGCGCTGCCGCTGCGGCGCTTCGTCGAGGGCGACAACGCGTCGAGCGCCTTCGTCATCGCCTGCTACAGCGATCCCGGTCTGCACGTGTGCCGCGAGGCCACGAAGCGGCCAGTGTTGGGCATCGCCGAATGCGGCGTGCTGACCGCGCTGACCCGCGCCGACACGTTCGGCGTGCTCGCCATCGCGCAACGCTCGATCCGCCGCCACATCCGCTATCTCCGCCAGATGGGCCTGATGGATCGGCTCGCCGCGGAACGGCCGCTCGACATGACGGTGGCGGAGACCGCGTCGGGCGAAGGCACGCTGGCGAAGATGATTACGGTCGGCCGCGCGCTGCGGGACGAGGACGGCGCCGGCGCGATCGTCATGGGCTGCGCCGGCATGGCGCGGCATCGCAAGGGGCTGGAGGATGCGCTGGGGATTCCGGTAATCGACCCGACGCAGGCCGCGGTGACCATGGCGCTGGGCGCGGTGGCGTTTGCGGGGTGA
- a CDS encoding N-carbamoyl-D-amino-acid hydrolase produces the protein MRIINVAAAQMGPIQRVESREAVVARMIALLDEAKRKGADLIIYPELALTTFFPRWYMEDQAEVDTWFEPTMPNAAVQPLFDRGREHGMAMYLGYAELTPDGHHYNTAILTDRSSNIVGKYRKVHLPGHEEFEPQRSHQHLEKRYFEPGDLGFPVWRNLGGIMGMAICNDRRWPETYRVMGLQDVELVLIGYNTPSVNSLKSAEGLQQRLFHNRLSAQAGAYQNSCWVVAVAKAGDEDGHHLIGGSLIVNPDGEIVAEAVTEGDEVLVVACDMDATRFGKQTIFDFARHRRIEHYGLITSRTGAVPPE, from the coding sequence ATGCGCATCATCAACGTCGCCGCTGCCCAGATGGGGCCGATCCAGCGGGTCGAGAGCCGCGAGGCAGTCGTCGCGCGCATGATTGCGCTGCTGGATGAGGCCAAGCGCAAGGGGGCCGATCTCATCATCTATCCGGAACTGGCGCTGACGACGTTCTTTCCGCGCTGGTACATGGAGGATCAGGCCGAGGTCGACACCTGGTTCGAGCCGACGATGCCCAACGCGGCGGTGCAACCGCTGTTCGACCGCGGCAGGGAGCATGGCATGGCGATGTATCTCGGCTATGCCGAACTGACGCCGGACGGGCATCACTACAACACGGCCATTCTCACCGACCGCAGCAGCAACATCGTCGGCAAGTACCGCAAGGTGCATCTGCCCGGGCACGAGGAGTTCGAGCCACAGCGCAGCCACCAGCATCTGGAGAAGCGTTATTTCGAGCCGGGCGATCTCGGCTTTCCGGTGTGGCGCAATCTCGGCGGCATCATGGGCATGGCGATCTGCAACGACCGCCGCTGGCCGGAGACCTATCGCGTCATGGGCCTGCAGGACGTCGAGCTGGTGCTGATCGGCTACAACACGCCGTCGGTCAACTCGTTGAAGTCAGCCGAGGGGCTGCAGCAGCGGCTGTTCCACAACCGCCTCTCCGCGCAAGCCGGCGCGTATCAGAATTCGTGCTGGGTTGTCGCCGTGGCCAAGGCTGGTGACGAGGACGGCCATCATCTGATCGGCGGCAGCTTGATCGTCAATCCGGACGGCGAGATCGTCGCGGAGGCCGTGACGGAAGGCGACGAGGTGCTGGTGGTGGCGTGTGATATGGATGCGACGCGCTTCGGCAAGCAGACGATCTTCGACTTCGCGCGGCATCGCCGGATCGAGCATTATGGGCTGATCACCAGCCGCACCGGCGCGGTGCCGCCTGAGTGA
- a CDS encoding amidohydrolase family protein, translating to MDLIIRNAVLAQQGELRRADIGISKGLIVAIEAALQADGEERDAEHCLVVPGFIETHIHLDKTCILDRCTIREGTVAEAVRETAAAKRNFTADDVYSRAKQTVERCVSHGTMRMRTHVELDPGIGFIAFEAIQQLARDYAWALDVEICVFPQEGLTNYPGTEELLIEGLRRGARTIGAAPYFDTDPPAQIDRIFAIAREHDVDIDMHLDLAETLDHMQIEYVCRKTDEYGWGGRVAVGHVTQLSLLPPERFNAIAVKLANAGVAVTVLPSTDLHLMGRRQDHAIPRGVVPLQPLRDKGVTCSLSTNNVLNPFTPYGDGSLIRMANLYANVCHVSRPDHLAGCLDMVTHDAAKLMRMEDYGVKVGAPADLVCIDARDPTEAVATLAQPLWGLKRGRPSFSRTRPVLHRPA from the coding sequence ATGGACCTGATCATTCGCAACGCGGTGCTGGCGCAGCAGGGTGAGCTGCGTCGCGCCGATATCGGAATTTCCAAAGGCCTGATCGTGGCGATCGAGGCCGCGCTGCAGGCGGATGGCGAGGAGCGCGATGCCGAACATTGCCTCGTCGTGCCCGGCTTCATCGAGACCCACATCCACCTCGACAAGACCTGCATCCTCGATCGCTGCACCATCCGGGAAGGTACGGTGGCCGAGGCGGTGCGGGAGACGGCGGCGGCGAAGCGCAACTTCACGGCGGACGATGTCTACAGCCGGGCGAAGCAGACGGTGGAGCGCTGCGTCAGCCATGGCACGATGCGGATGCGCACTCATGTCGAGCTCGATCCCGGCATCGGGTTCATTGCGTTCGAGGCCATCCAGCAGCTCGCGCGCGACTATGCCTGGGCGCTCGATGTCGAGATCTGCGTGTTTCCGCAGGAAGGTCTGACGAACTATCCGGGCACCGAGGAGCTGCTGATCGAGGGCCTGCGCCGCGGCGCGCGCACCATCGGCGCCGCGCCGTATTTCGACACCGACCCGCCGGCGCAGATCGACCGCATCTTCGCGATCGCGCGCGAGCACGACGTCGACATCGACATGCATCTCGATCTCGCTGAGACGCTCGATCACATGCAGATCGAATATGTCTGCCGCAAGACGGACGAGTATGGCTGGGGCGGCCGCGTAGCGGTCGGCCATGTCACGCAGCTGTCGCTGCTGCCGCCGGAGCGCTTCAATGCGATTGCTGTCAAGCTCGCCAACGCCGGCGTCGCGGTCACCGTGCTGCCCTCGACCGATCTGCATCTGATGGGCCGCCGCCAGGATCACGCCATCCCGCGCGGCGTGGTGCCGCTGCAGCCGCTGCGCGACAAGGGCGTGACCTGCTCGCTGTCGACCAACAACGTGCTCAATCCCTTCACGCCCTATGGCGACGGCTCGCTGATCCGGATGGCCAATCTCTACGCCAATGTCTGCCACGTCTCGCGCCCGGACCATCTTGCCGGCTGCCTGGACATGGTGACGCATGACGCGGCGAAGCTGATGCGGATGGAGGATTATGGCGTGAAGGTCGGCGCGCCCGCGGATCTCGTCTGCATCGATGCGCGCGATCCGACGGAAGCCGTGGCCACACTGGCGCAGCCGCTCTGGGGCCTGAAGCGCGGCCGCCCGTCATTCTCCCGCACGCGGCCCGTGCTGCATCGGCCGGCGTGA
- a CDS encoding GTP cyclohydrolase II, whose amino-acid sequence MTRSNRTDHIRLTSHPVPGAKHNFPLHWGAETARARGPIIGTVSRPQDRNVIGSHGGSYTVYRALAVSSGALDPIRRPDLTNTHPAATIGPFGQWRDPAKIVALDPWGHLVAENFGGEIAEGIDIRPSIAVTKARIELPELHAALAAKRLVHDGEVVHANGSVSVVKIAIDPVWYLPGVAARFGTSENNLRRGLFEQTGGMYPELVTRPDLQVFLPPIGGTTVYLFGDVTKLNDSRTKITCRVHDECNGSDVFGSDICTCRPYLIHGIEECVAAGQNGGLGIIVYNRKEGRALGEVTKFLVYNARKRQEDGDAAAAYFERTECVAGVQDARFQQLMPDVIHWLGIKRIDRFISMSDMKHDALVGQGVDIVERVPIPDELIPADAHVEIAAKKAAGYFSLEPQKPEALGDTVGRPLEKY is encoded by the coding sequence ATGACTCGCTCCAACCGCACGGATCACATCCGCCTGACCTCGCACCCGGTGCCAGGCGCCAAGCACAACTTCCCGCTCCACTGGGGCGCCGAGACCGCGCGCGCGCGCGGGCCGATCATCGGCACGGTGTCGCGGCCGCAGGACCGCAACGTGATCGGCAGCCACGGCGGCTCCTACACGGTCTACCGCGCGCTCGCGGTGTCCTCGGGCGCGCTCGATCCGATCCGCCGCCCCGATCTCACCAACACTCATCCCGCCGCTACCATCGGCCCGTTCGGCCAGTGGCGCGATCCCGCCAAGATCGTCGCGCTCGACCCCTGGGGCCATCTGGTCGCCGAGAACTTTGGCGGCGAGATCGCCGAGGGCATCGACATCCGCCCCTCCATTGCGGTGACCAAGGCACGCATCGAGCTGCCGGAGCTGCACGCCGCGCTCGCGGCCAAACGCCTCGTTCACGACGGCGAGGTCGTGCATGCCAATGGCAGCGTCTCGGTGGTGAAGATCGCCATCGATCCGGTGTGGTACCTGCCCGGCGTCGCCGCGCGCTTCGGCACCAGCGAAAACAATCTGCGCCGCGGCCTGTTCGAGCAAACCGGCGGCATGTATCCGGAGCTGGTGACGCGGCCAGACCTGCAGGTGTTCCTGCCGCCGATCGGCGGCACCACGGTGTATCTGTTCGGCGACGTCACCAAGCTGAACGACTCCAGGACCAAGATCACATGCCGCGTGCATGACGAGTGCAACGGCTCCGACGTGTTCGGCTCGGACATCTGCACCTGCCGCCCCTATCTGATCCACGGCATCGAGGAATGCGTCGCCGCCGGCCAGAACGGCGGGCTCGGCATCATCGTCTACAACCGCAAGGAAGGCCGCGCGCTCGGCGAAGTGACGAAATTCCTGGTCTACAATGCACGCAAGCGCCAGGAGGACGGCGACGCGGCTGCGGCCTATTTCGAACGCACCGAATGCGTCGCCGGCGTGCAGGATGCACGCTTCCAGCAGCTGATGCCTGATGTCATCCACTGGCTCGGGATCAAGCGTATCGACCGCTTCATCTCGATGAGCGACATGAAGCATGATGCGCTGGTGGGACAGGGCGTCGACATCGTCGAGCGCGTGCCGATCCCCGACGAACTGATTCCGGCCGACGCCCATGTCGAGATTGCAGCCAAGAAGGCCGCCGGCTATTTCTCGCTGGAGCCGCAGAAGCCCGAAGCGCTCGGCGACACCGTCGGCCGTCCGCTCGAGAAGTACTGA
- a CDS encoding URC4/urg3 family protein, with translation MTDVSSLLSARAVRERAHQLLALGLDDKLPHFRIDLGKLDAIADLVRDVTNKAYPRGEVPFHSRWRHFVVGGIDRWAEIAVKTQWPDAAARARAEFDLAIASVLLDAGAGAAWRYQDAVTGAKIGRSEGLALASLDMFVSGAFSSDAKDPMRADAAKLQQLTVADLERGFQVGPDNPLVGLEGRVALLRRLGEVTAAKPEIFGTKDAPRPGGLFDQLAVGARNGHIDAASILQQVLLQLGPIWPSRLTLQGIALGDCWRHASLVTGDETTGLVPLHKLSQWLSYSLIEPLQGAGLMVDNIDGLTGLAEYRNGGLFVDGGVLSLRNPADATRAHEVDSPLVVEWRALTVALLDRLAALIRQRTGQSAEQRPLARILEGGTWAAGRKLAFARRPDGSPPLTIISDGTVF, from the coding sequence ATGACCGACGTCTCATCCCTCCTGTCCGCCCGCGCCGTCCGCGAGCGGGCGCATCAGCTGCTTGCCCTCGGGCTCGATGACAAGCTGCCGCATTTTCGCATCGATCTCGGCAAGCTCGATGCGATTGCCGACCTCGTGCGCGACGTGACGAACAAGGCGTATCCGCGCGGCGAGGTGCCGTTTCATTCACGCTGGCGGCACTTCGTGGTCGGCGGCATCGATCGCTGGGCGGAGATCGCCGTAAAGACGCAATGGCCGGATGCGGCGGCGCGCGCGCGCGCCGAGTTCGATCTCGCCATCGCCAGCGTTCTGCTCGACGCGGGCGCTGGCGCGGCCTGGCGCTATCAGGACGCCGTCACCGGCGCGAAGATCGGCCGATCCGAGGGGTTGGCGCTGGCCAGCCTCGACATGTTTGTGAGCGGCGCGTTTTCCTCCGACGCGAAAGATCCGATGCGCGCCGATGCGGCCAAGCTGCAACAGCTCACCGTTGCCGATCTCGAACGCGGCTTCCAGGTTGGTCCCGACAATCCGCTGGTCGGATTGGAAGGCCGGGTCGCGCTGCTGCGCCGGTTGGGCGAGGTGACGGCTGCAAAGCCGGAGATTTTCGGAACAAAGGACGCTCCGCGTCCCGGCGGTCTGTTCGATCAGCTCGCCGTCGGCGCGAGAAATGGCCACATCGATGCGGCTTCGATCCTGCAGCAGGTGCTGCTGCAGCTCGGCCCGATCTGGCCGTCACGTCTGACGCTGCAAGGCATCGCGCTCGGCGATTGCTGGCGGCATGCATCATTGGTCACCGGCGACGAAACCACCGGTCTCGTCCCGCTGCACAAGCTGTCGCAATGGCTGAGCTATTCGCTGATCGAACCGCTACAGGGCGCGGGCCTCATGGTGGACAACATCGACGGCCTCACCGGCCTCGCCGAATACCGCAATGGCGGCCTGTTCGTCGACGGCGGCGTGTTGAGCTTGCGCAATCCCGCCGACGCCACGCGCGCCCATGAGGTCGACTCCCCGCTGGTGGTGGAATGGCGCGCGCTCACCGTCGCCCTGCTCGACCGCCTGGCCGCACTGATCCGCCAGCGCACCGGCCAGAGCGCCGAGCAGCGACCACTGGCCCGCATCCTCGAAGGCGGCACCTGGGCCGCCGGCCGCAAGCTCGCCTTCGCGCGCCGCCCCGACGGCTCGCCGCCGCTGACCATCATCAGTGACGGCACGGTGTTTTAA
- the upp gene encoding uracil phosphoribosyltransferase, giving the protein MEGVTVVDHPLVQHKLTLIRDKSISTKSFRELLKEIGMLLCYEVTRDLPLTEVEVETPLARMQSAKIAGKKLVFVPVLRAGVTFVDGMLDLVPTARVAHIGLYREPQTFTAVEYFFKAPSDLQERLAVVVTPVLATGNSAVAAVDRLKERGAKDIRMVCMIAAPEGVERVRGLHPDVTLWTAAIDEGLDDDAFIIPGLGDAGDRAYGTR; this is encoded by the coding sequence ATGGAAGGCGTCACGGTCGTCGATCATCCGCTGGTGCAGCACAAGCTGACCCTGATCCGCGACAAGTCGATTTCGACCAAATCATTCCGCGAACTCCTCAAGGAGATCGGCATGCTCCTGTGCTACGAGGTCACGCGCGACCTGCCGCTCACGGAAGTGGAAGTCGAGACGCCGCTGGCGCGGATGCAGTCGGCCAAGATCGCCGGCAAGAAGCTGGTGTTCGTGCCGGTGCTGCGCGCCGGCGTCACCTTCGTCGACGGCATGCTCGACCTGGTGCCGACCGCCCGCGTTGCCCATATCGGCCTCTATCGCGAGCCGCAGACCTTCACCGCCGTCGAGTACTTCTTCAAGGCCCCCTCCGACCTGCAGGAGCGCCTGGCCGTGGTCGTGACCCCGGTGCTGGCCACCGGCAACAGCGCCGTCGCCGCGGTCGACCGCCTCAAGGAGCGCGGCGCCAAGGACATCCGCATGGTCTGCATGATCGCCGCGCCAGAAGGCGTCGAGCGCGTGCGCGGCCTGCATCCCGACGTCACCTTGTGGACCGCCGCGATCGACGAGGGCCTCGACGACGACGCCTTCATCATCCCCGGCCTCGGCGACGCCGGCGACCGGGCGTACGGAACGCGGTAA
- a CDS encoding amidohydrolase family protein has protein sequence MSTTAIFGSYVLTRKDGAQHVLRDHWVLVEGKRIAAVTPSRPSADEVFDRPGRFVLPGLLNLHNHIFSEAIARTLTEDGNGRRNNKSIVYTVLLPLSKRGAEILTVEERLAIGRMGVLQLLKGGATTVMEPFRNTIPELFDAALEMGLRFYGAPYLFSTSDAKADASGVVHYAGDGGEADMATWNALHQRWHGQGDGRIRLAMSPHATDTCRPDLLRAAAARARELDVPITTHMAQSAGEVATIGQRYGGRTPAEYLDWLGLLGPDLLAAHCHASTDADLKLMAARGAGVLNCPRVFARAGVTAAFGRFAAHGVRTAVGTDGYNMDLLGELNAASLISKVALGNAETASAPELIDAVTATAAAMIKRDDLGVIAPGATADLTVVDMTHPHLQPLHDPRRGLIALANRANIDQVMVDGRLLIHDGRYLHGDEAAITAAGAAAIEKIWALPEAQAAFAG, from the coding sequence ATGAGCACGACCGCGATCTTCGGCAGCTACGTGCTGACGCGCAAGGACGGCGCGCAGCATGTGCTGCGCGACCATTGGGTGCTGGTCGAGGGCAAGCGCATCGCCGCGGTGACGCCGAGCCGTCCTTCCGCCGACGAGGTGTTCGACCGCCCCGGCCGTTTCGTGCTGCCGGGCCTGTTGAACCTGCACAACCACATCTTCAGCGAGGCGATCGCGCGCACCTTGACCGAGGACGGCAACGGCCGGCGCAACAACAAGAGCATCGTCTACACGGTGCTGCTGCCGCTGTCGAAGCGCGGGGCGGAGATCCTGACCGTCGAAGAGCGGCTGGCGATCGGCCGCATGGGCGTGCTGCAGCTGCTGAAGGGTGGCGCGACCACGGTGATGGAGCCGTTCCGCAACACGATCCCCGAGCTGTTCGATGCGGCGCTCGAGATGGGACTGCGCTTCTACGGCGCGCCCTATCTGTTCTCGACGTCGGACGCCAAGGCCGATGCCTCCGGCGTCGTGCACTATGCCGGCGATGGCGGCGAAGCTGACATGGCGACCTGGAACGCGCTGCATCAGCGCTGGCACGGGCAGGGCGACGGGCGCATTCGTCTGGCGATGAGTCCGCATGCGACCGACACCTGCAGACCTGACCTGTTGCGCGCTGCCGCGGCGCGGGCGCGCGAGCTTGACGTTCCCATCACGACGCACATGGCGCAAAGCGCCGGCGAGGTTGCGACCATCGGGCAGCGCTACGGCGGGCGCACGCCGGCCGAATATCTCGACTGGCTCGGCCTGCTCGGGCCCGATCTGCTCGCCGCGCATTGCCATGCCTCGACCGATGCGGATTTGAAGCTGATGGCGGCGCGCGGCGCCGGCGTGCTGAACTGTCCGCGCGTGTTCGCGCGTGCCGGTGTCACCGCTGCGTTCGGCCGCTTCGCCGCGCATGGCGTGCGTACAGCCGTCGGCACCGACGGCTACAACATGGACCTGCTCGGCGAGCTCAACGCGGCGTCGCTGATCTCGAAGGTCGCGCTCGGCAATGCCGAGACCGCGAGCGCGCCGGAGCTGATCGATGCGGTCACCGCGACCGCGGCTGCGATGATCAAGCGCGACGATCTCGGCGTCATCGCGCCGGGCGCCACCGCCGATCTCACGGTCGTCGACATGACGCATCCGCACCTCCAGCCGCTGCATGATCCGCGCCGCGGCCTGATCGCGCTCGCCAACCGCGCCAATATCGATCAGGTGATGGTCGATGGCCGGCTGCTGATCCACGACGGCCGCTATCTGCATGGCGACGAGGCGGCGATCACGGCGGCGGGTGCTGCGGCGATCGAGAAGATCTGGGCGCTGCCGGAGGCGCAGGCGGCGTTCGCCGGCTGA
- a CDS encoding polysaccharide deacetylase, with protein MPDSKALAGIPLIPSNTAPPAPEYPWPAPYKAAMFLSFDIDAESAWTSKDPAHAARLVTMSFGGFEARVGTPKLLELLAELDLKATFFITGWAVDAHPAMAEAVLKAGHEIGHHGYHHLLPDPGDPFIIEEIERGFETLQRRLGVRPIGYRAPFGEFCEELRVALVGQGIVYTSSFRDDVRPYRHRLASGSPGTIEIPVTSSYDDWMHGLSARFSPRSIFPKEHVLSMWKDELDEVRDWGAMVTTVLHPQVSGRPMRFRLLREFLNYAKSCQDVWITTGAEIAANYQRHEAAETTGA; from the coding sequence ATGCCGGACAGTAAGGCGCTCGCGGGCATTCCGCTCATTCCCTCCAATACGGCGCCGCCGGCGCCGGAGTATCCCTGGCCCGCGCCGTACAAGGCGGCGATGTTCCTGTCGTTCGACATCGACGCCGAGAGCGCCTGGACCTCGAAGGACCCCGCGCATGCCGCGCGGCTGGTCACGATGAGTTTCGGCGGCTTCGAGGCGCGCGTCGGCACGCCGAAGCTGCTCGAACTGCTCGCTGAGCTCGATCTCAAGGCAACGTTCTTCATCACGGGCTGGGCGGTCGATGCGCACCCCGCGATGGCGGAGGCGGTGCTGAAGGCCGGCCACGAAATCGGTCATCACGGCTATCATCATCTGCTGCCCGATCCCGGCGATCCCTTCATCATCGAGGAGATCGAGCGCGGCTTCGAGACGCTGCAGCGCCGGCTCGGCGTCCGTCCGATCGGTTACCGCGCGCCGTTCGGCGAGTTCTGCGAGGAACTGCGCGTCGCGCTGGTGGGCCAGGGCATCGTCTACACCTCGTCGTTCCGCGACGACGTCAGGCCCTATCGGCATCGCTTGGCCTCCGGCTCGCCCGGCACGATCGAGATCCCGGTGACGTCGAGCTATGATGACTGGATGCACGGTCTTTCGGCGCGGTTCTCGCCGCGCTCGATCTTTCCGAAGGAGCACGTGCTGTCGATGTGGAAGGACGAACTCGACGAGGTCCGCGACTGGGGCGCGATGGTCACGACCGTGCTGCATCCGCAGGTGTCGGGGCGACCGATGCGCTTCCGGCTGCTGCGCGAGTTCCTCAACTACGCCAAATCGTGCCAGGACGTCTGGATTACCACCGGCGCGGAGATCGCGGCGAACTATCAGCGTCATGAGGCAGCGGAAACCACGGGCGCATGA
- a CDS encoding ABC transporter substrate-binding protein, with the protein MSFKSIMLAAVASAAMVGGAFAAELPAEIKQNGLRIAVVPNYPPMEFKDPATATLTGFDVELGEALAKKLGVKAVWQETSFDQLMPGLATQRFDIILTGMTDLKSRQETASFIDYLRSGPRFFVQASRAAEFKEPAALCGKKVGASRRTMFPKDIAAWSDKNCGATPIEFVGTEGSADARTQLKQGRIDAAVQGNETLPYIMDLEPNTYVPVGTPIAFQYTGLATPVKAEELRESLRAALEALVADGSYKALLAKWKLGDNAIEKVTINAGQ; encoded by the coding sequence ATGAGCTTCAAGTCGATCATGTTGGCCGCCGTCGCGAGCGCGGCGATGGTGGGCGGCGCATTTGCCGCCGAGCTGCCGGCCGAGATCAAGCAGAACGGGTTGCGCATCGCGGTGGTGCCGAACTATCCGCCGATGGAGTTCAAGGATCCGGCGACCGCGACCCTGACCGGGTTCGACGTCGAGCTCGGCGAGGCGCTGGCCAAGAAGCTCGGCGTCAAGGCGGTGTGGCAGGAGACCAGCTTCGACCAGCTGATGCCTGGCCTCGCTACCCAGCGCTTCGACATCATCCTCACCGGCATGACCGACCTCAAGAGCCGGCAGGAAACCGCGAGCTTCATCGATTATCTGCGCAGCGGCCCGCGCTTCTTCGTGCAGGCCTCGCGTGCCGCCGAGTTCAAGGAGCCGGCGGCGCTGTGCGGCAAGAAGGTCGGCGCCTCCAGGCGCACGATGTTCCCGAAGGACATCGCGGCCTGGAGCGACAAGAACTGCGGCGCGACGCCGATCGAATTCGTCGGTACCGAGGGCTCGGCCGATGCGCGCACGCAGCTCAAGCAGGGCCGCATCGACGCTGCCGTGCAGGGCAACGAGACCTTGCCCTACATCATGGACCTCGAGCCGAACACCTATGTGCCGGTCGGCACGCCGATCGCCTTTCAATATACCGGGCTCGCGACCCCGGTGAAGGCGGAGGAGTTGCGCGAGTCCCTGCGCGCCGCCCTGGAGGCGCTGGTCGCCGACGGCAGCTACAAGGCGCTGCTGGCGAAGTGGAAGCTTGGCGATAACGCCATCGAGAAGGTGACGATCAATGCCGGACAGTAA
- a CDS encoding amino acid ABC transporter ATP-binding protein — translation MMKPLVAIRQVSKRFGEFQALKQVSLDVFEGEVVCLIGQSGSGKTTLLRCVNQLTTADSGGIWLDGELLGFREQDGRLHRLSEREIARQRLACGMVFQRFNLFPHMTALENIIEGPVQVQKRKPAEARDAAMALLRRVGLADKAGSYPSQLSGGQQQRVAIARALAMTPRLVLFDEPTSALDPELVGEVLGVMKELATSGMTMLVVTHELGFAREVADRVVYMDQGVIVESGPAGEVLRAPREARTKAFLAAEVG, via the coding sequence CTGATGAAGCCGCTGGTCGCGATCCGCCAGGTCAGCAAGCGCTTCGGCGAGTTCCAGGCGCTCAAGCAGGTCTCGCTGGATGTGTTCGAAGGCGAGGTGGTCTGCCTGATCGGCCAGTCCGGCTCCGGCAAGACCACCTTGCTCCGCTGCGTCAACCAGCTCACCACGGCCGACAGCGGCGGCATCTGGCTCGACGGCGAGTTGCTCGGCTTTCGTGAGCAGGACGGCCGGCTGCATCGGCTGTCCGAGCGCGAGATCGCGCGGCAGCGGCTCGCCTGCGGCATGGTGTTCCAGCGCTTCAATTTGTTCCCCCACATGACGGCGTTGGAGAACATCATCGAGGGTCCCGTGCAGGTGCAGAAGCGCAAGCCGGCCGAGGCCAGGGATGCGGCGATGGCGCTGCTGCGCCGGGTCGGGCTCGCCGACAAGGCCGGCTCCTATCCCTCGCAATTGTCCGGCGGCCAGCAGCAGCGGGTCGCGATCGCACGCGCGCTGGCGATGACGCCGCGGCTGGTGCTGTTCGACGAGCCGACCTCGGCGCTCGATCCGGAATTGGTCGGCGAGGTACTCGGCGTGATGAAGGAGCTCGCGACTTCCGGCATGACCATGCTGGTCGTCACGCATGAGCTCGGCTTCGCGCGCGAGGTCGCCGACCGCGTGGTCTATATGGACCAGGGCGTGATCGTCGAGAGCGGTCCGGCCGGCGAGGTGCTGCGCGCGCCGCGCGAGGCCCGGACCAAGGCATTTTTGGCAGCCGAAGTGGGGTGA
- a CDS encoding amino acid ABC transporter permease translates to MSRSETLAEGFPDLSAHKIARQAHWGRWLTAAIIIIVLLAIGRAFARGQIEWSFVERFITAPVILRGIVNTMIMAVAAMALGIALGVIVAIMRLSPNPVLRSVAAGYTWLFRGTPLILQLLLWFNLALVFPTIGIPGLWSARAVELMTPFLAALLGLGINQGAYTSEVMRAGLLSVDIGQYEAAQAIGMGRLQALRRIILPQAMRVVIPPLGNEFIGLVKATSLASVIQYPEVLHSAENIYYANSRVIELLIVAGLWYLLVVSILTPLQMLLERRFARGIARSR, encoded by the coding sequence ATGAGCCGCAGCGAGACGCTGGCCGAAGGCTTCCCGGATCTCTCCGCGCACAAAATCGCGCGGCAGGCGCATTGGGGCCGCTGGCTCACGGCGGCGATCATCATCATCGTGCTTCTCGCGATCGGCCGCGCCTTCGCGCGCGGGCAGATCGAATGGTCGTTCGTCGAGCGCTTCATCACCGCGCCGGTGATCCTGCGCGGCATCGTCAACACCATGATCATGGCAGTCGCGGCGATGGCATTGGGCATCGCGCTCGGCGTGATCGTCGCCATCATGCGGCTGTCGCCCAATCCGGTGCTGCGCTCCGTTGCCGCAGGATATACGTGGTTGTTCCGCGGCACGCCGCTGATTCTGCAATTGCTGCTGTGGTTCAACCTCGCGCTGGTGTTTCCGACCATCGGCATTCCCGGCCTGTGGAGCGCGCGCGCCGTCGAATTGATGACGCCGTTCCTCGCCGCGCTGCTCGGGCTCGGTATCAACCAGGGCGCATACACCTCGGAGGTGATGCGGGCCGGGCTGCTGTCGGTCGATATCGGCCAGTACGAGGCGGCGCAGGCGATCGGCATGGGCCGCTTGCAGGCGCTGCGCCGGATCATCCTGCCGCAGGCGATGCGCGTGGTGATCCCGCCGCTCGGCAACGAGTTCATCGGCCTCGTCAAGGCGACCTCGCTCGCGAGCGTCATCCAATATCCGGAAGTGCTGCATTCGGCCGAGAACATCTACTACGCCAACTCCCGTGTCATCGAGCTCCTGATCGTCGCCGGCCTCTGGTATCTGCTCGTGGTCTCGATCCTGACGCCGTTGCAGATGCTGCTTGAACGCCGCTTCGCCCGCGGCATCGCGAGGAGCCGCTGA